The following DNA comes from Lentibacillus sp. Marseille-P4043.
ATCATCGTCTCATCTGCAAATTTTTTCTTATACTTAGTTTTTTATTTGTTATTAGTAACCATGGCTGTCTACGCGGTAGAAGAATTTAATGTTTCCGAAAGCCAAGCTGGGCTTGTAACCGGGATTTTTATTATTGGAACGTTAATCGGACGGCTTTTTATTGGACGGATGATTACATCAGTCGGTAATAAGAAAATGTTATACTTTGGCCTAATCTTTTTTATTTTAACTTCGCTTTTGTATTTTATAAATGGCGGAATCACTTTTCTACTTATTACCCGCTTACTACATGGAATTGCCTTAGGTATGGCAAGTACAGCAACAGGAACCATTATTGCCGAAGTTATACCTGAAGAACGAAAAGGTGAAGGAATCGGTTTTTACAGCATGAGCATTACACTGGCAACCGCAATTGGTCCTTTCATTGGATTATATATGAGTCAACAGACCAGTTATCAAGCAATTTTCATTTTTTGTCTAGCACTCGGAATCATTAGTTTCATCATCTCCATTTTTGCAAAAATACCAGTAATGGAAAAGCCAGCAAAAAGCGATAAACCAAATAAGTTGAAGCTTTCTGACTTTATTGAACCAAAAGCATTGCCAATCGCAATCGTTGTCCTTATCATATCCCTAGGTTACTCTAGCGTCCTATCATTTATTAATTTCTATGCCATTGAAATTGATCTAGTCGATGTGGCAAGTCTATTCTTCGTTGTCTATGCAGTGGCAATATTGGTATCACGCCCGTTCACAGGTCGCTTAATGGACATGAAGGGCGCAAACTCGGTCATGTATCCTGCATTTGTTCTATTTACAGCGGGGTTACTGCTTTTAAGTACAGCAGAAAATAGTATAGTCCTATTATTAGCTGGTGTTCTGATTGGTTTTGGCTTTGGTAATATGCAATCAACCACCCAAGCAATTGCGGTTAAGGTCACACCACCGCAGCGAATTGGACTTGCAACGTCAACATACTATATCGCACTCGATGCTGGACTTGGATTCGGGCCATATGTTCTCGGCTTCATCATCCCATTAACTGGATACCGTAATTTATATATCATAATGGGAGTGGTAGTACTCGTAACAACTATCCTTTATTACTTTATGCATGGAAAAAAGGAAAGCTCCGTTACAACCATTGATTCCATGGCATCAAAAGCAAATTAAAGTGGGACATGGGGCGTCCCTTGTCCCACCTCATGATACGGGAAAGCTTACAAAAAATTTCATCTATTTTTTGTTTGCAAACTGTCTTTCGTGTTATAATAAACATAGAGACAAGAAATTAGTCATAAACTAATAAAGACCGAAGATACGCTAATATCCCCGGTCAGCAATGAATCGCTCCCCTTCAAGAGGGGTCAGCACGAGTAAGGAATAGACCTCACTAGCCTGGTAAACTCAGGGAGGTCTATTTTTTATGGTCTACTATGAAAATCCCTATACCAAGAACGCATTTATAACCGGTGTCAGGATTAATGCCCAAACAACTGTAATGATAGCAGTCAAAATATAGGATACACTCGAGGCGGTCCCCTCTAACTCCCCTGTTTTAAAAGCTTTTGCGGTTCCAAGTGCCTGTGCACCTAAGCCGTACATCATGCCAATAGATAATGGATGCTTAATCGAAAAGCGTTTGATAATGTGTGGCCCCAGGAACACGCCAACAAAACATGTCATCATACTAAAGAGGACCGTTATGGTAGGAATGCCGCCAATTGATTCGGACAAACTGACAGCAACCGGGATAGTCACGATGCGCGGGATGATACTGATAACATAATCTTGCCCCATTTCTAGCCAATAAGTAGTTAAAACACCAGAAACAACCGCAATCAATGAACCAGCTGAAAGACTAAATAAAATAACACGCCAATTCTTAGCAATAAAAGACCAATTGCGATATAACGGAATAGCCAACGCAACCGTAACAACATCTAACAATTCATTTAGCGGAAATGTGCCATTCGCATAGTCTTCATAAGGCAAATCCAACACTAAAAGGAGAACAATCAACATGACAGGAGTGAGGATAATTGGTGAAAATAACAAGCCTGGCTTCTTCCGGTTGATTTTTTTCGCTAAAAAGTAAAAAAGAACGGTGATGATTAAATAAAATATCTTGGGAACCATCGTCTTACTTCACCGCTCTTTCTTGCTAGTATCTTTTCTGAGATAACACCTGTCGATATCATCATAAGAGCCGTGCCACTAACAACAATAAATAGGATAACGAGCCCTTTGATGCCAAACATCCATGAATATTGCATAAATCCCACTACTGCCGGAATAAAGAATAACAACATCTCTGAAATGAGAAGCGCTGCACCTGCTTCAACCCAACTTAGTTTAATCCAGCCTGATTGAAGACCGAAAAATAATAAAACCATACCGATAATGCTTCCTGGAATAGGGATATGGGTAATTGCTACGATCCCTTTGCCAATCCAGGTAAAAGCAATAATTAAACTGATATTCAGTAAAATCGTTAGCCACTTTTTCAAGCAGCAACACCTCCGAGATAAATGTATAATATATTCTTCATTTTACTCGGACTATAACGATTCATAAAATACATAAATGTAATCAAAACTATTCCATAAAGTTATAGTTAAGGTTTTTCCTTCTGAACATATGTAATAAACTCCCGGGCCGCAAAAGAAAGATACTTATTCTTTTTGTAAATTAATCCCAGTTCCCAATCAATTTGCGGCGAGGTGATGGAAACAACTGAAATTCGATCCTTAAACCGATTGGCGACCGACATCGGAACAACAGATATCCCAAATTGTGCAACTACCATCTCACCAACGATGTCCCATAAAGAACTTTTATAGACCACATTTGGTTCAAATCCGGATTGCATACAGGCCTGCTTGACCACATCATGAAGAACATAATCTTCAGTAAAAATGATAAAAGATTCCTTCTTTAAATCGGATAATGGCACAGATTTTCTTCCTGACAGCCAATGTTCTCTATCTGCAATAACAACGAGTTTTTCCGATAATAAAGGGATGGAACCAAACAATTCGGAGTGAACCGGCAATACGGTAATCCCCAACTCAACTTCTCCTTGTTCTACCTTCTGTTCTAATAGTTTTCCACTATATTCGACCATTTGCAGATCAATTTGCGGATAGTTCTTCCTGAAGCCAGCAAGCACATAAGGAAACAACATCACACCCAAAGTCGGCATTAGTCCCATTTTGATGGTTCCTGTTCGCACATGAACCAGCTCGTTAACAGATGAATGTAAATCCTCTACCATGTCCAAGATCTTCAATGTCCGTGCAAATACCACCTTCCCAGCATCTGTCAGTTCCACAATTCGTTCTGAACGATCCAACAGCGTTACCTGCAGTTCCTCCTCCAAGCTTTTTATCATTTTGCTGATCGAAGGCTGAGATACATGCAATACTTGAGATGCCTTCGTAAAATTTTTTTGTTTCGCTACTTCTGCAAAATATGTAAGATGTTGAATATCCATTTTTTAACTCCCCACAGCTTGATTTATATTTTTTATCAACTGTTATATAAAGTTTACCTAAGATTTGACTGGATAAAAAGCGGTTTGTGAGAATAGCTTACTATTTGATTTTAATGCAGTTTGTTAAAGGCTGTTTTCGCTGGTAAAATGGCAGTATTCCAAATTTGAATTCTCCCTTAAAATTCTTTAAAGTAATAGAAGTAAATAAAAATCTTCAAAAAATAAGGAGTAATGTATATGAACAATAAGATTAGGCTAGGAATCGTTGGCTACGGAAACTTAGGTAGAGGTGCAGTAGAAGCAATAAAACAAACTCCTGATCTAGAATTAGTCGCAGTTTTCACTAGGAGAGAGCCTAATACGCTTGATCTAAATGTAACTGGTGTGAAAGCTTTACATATATCAGAGGCAAGTAATTATCAAAATGAAATTGATGTTATGTTGCTTTGTGGAGGATCAGCAACAGACTTACCTGAACAAACCCCACACTTTGCCAGCATGTTCAACACGGTAGATAGTTACGACACACACGCTAAAATCCCTGAATTTTATCAATCTGTAAATGAAGTAGCAACCAAACACAATACAACTTCTATTATCTCAGTAGGTTGGGATCCGGGTTTATTCTCTATCAACCGTGTGATGGCTGATGCGGTTTTACCTAATGGTGAAAACTATACATTCTGGGGCAAAGGCTTAAGCCAAGGACACTCTGATGCTGTAAGAAGAGTTAATGGCGTAAAAAATGGGGTTCAATACACAATCCCATCTGAACCGGCAATTGAAAAGGTCCGCAGTGGTGAAAATCCAGAATTAACAACTTCTGAAAAACATCGTCGCGTATGTTATATTGTTGCAGAAGAAGGGGCAGACCAAGCCGCAATCGAAAATGAAATCAAAACCATGCCAAACTACTTCGCTGATTATGAAACAGAAGTGAACTTCATTACAGCAGAAGAATTAGAACGTGATCACTCCAAAGCACCACATGGCGGATTTGTTATACGAGGCGGAAATACTGGCGATAACAACAAACAAATTTACGAGTTCTCTCTTAATTTAGACAGCAATCCTGAATTTACTGCTAGTGTTTTAGTCGCATATGCAAGAGCAGCACACCGATTAAGTCAAGAAAAGCAGTTCGGTGCAAAAACGGTGTATGATGTCGCACCAGGTCTTATTTCACCGCGTTCACCAGAAGAATTAAGAAAAGATCATTTGTAGGATTTTGTAGGATATTAATGCAATTAGAAAAGCACCCCCTTTCGTAGATGAAGGGGGTGCTTTTGTTTTATGTACCTAATGAATATTCTGCTTCCTAAAATTACCGCCCCTCACTTCTGATACATCATATACCGTCACAAAGGCAGTTTCATCAATTTCTTGGATGATTTCTTTTATTTTGCTATCTTCCAAGCGGTTAATAACACACGTGATTTCTATAAATTTTTCTTCGGAATAACCACCGTAAGCTTCTTTATACGTTGCACTTCTACCTAAGCGATCGCGTATGGTCTCTACCATTAATAAGGGTTGATCCGTGATAATTTTAAACGTTTTCGAGCCGCTTAAACCTTCTTCAACGATATGAATCACTTTAGATGCAATATAGTAAGCAATTGCCGAGAGAATTGCCCCTTGAAGGCCGAAAACGGTTGAAACGAAAATAAACACAAATGCGTTTAAAAAAAGAATAAAATCACTTGTCCCAAACGGTAATTTTCGGGAAAGCAATACGGCTAGCATATCAATTCCATCTAATGCCCCACCATTACGCAAGGCTAACCCCATCCCAAAACCAAGGATAATACCGCCAACAAC
Coding sequences within:
- a CDS encoding MFS transporter, which produces MNQAKSKLWTKDFIIVSSANFFLYLVFYLLLVTMAVYAVEEFNVSESQAGLVTGIFIIGTLIGRLFIGRMITSVGNKKMLYFGLIFFILTSLLYFINGGITFLLITRLLHGIALGMASTATGTIIAEVIPEERKGEGIGFYSMSITLATAIGPFIGLYMSQQTSYQAIFIFCLALGIISFIISIFAKIPVMEKPAKSDKPNKLKLSDFIEPKALPIAIVVLIISLGYSSVLSFINFYAIEIDLVDVASLFFVVYAVAILVSRPFTGRLMDMKGANSVMYPAFVLFTAGLLLLSTAENSIVLLLAGVLIGFGFGNMQSTTQAIAVKVTPPQRIGLATSTYYIALDAGLGFGPYVLGFIIPLTGYRNLYIIMGVVVLVTTILYYFMHGKKESSVTTIDSMASKAN
- a CDS encoding LrgB family protein — encoded protein: MVPKIFYLIITVLFYFLAKKINRKKPGLLFSPIILTPVMLIVLLLVLDLPYEDYANGTFPLNELLDVVTVALAIPLYRNWSFIAKNWRVILFSLSAGSLIAVVSGVLTTYWLEMGQDYVISIIPRIVTIPVAVSLSESIGGIPTITVLFSMMTCFVGVFLGPHIIKRFSIKHPLSIGMMYGLGAQALGTAKAFKTGELEGTASSVSYILTAIITVVWALILTPVINAFLV
- a CDS encoding CidA/LrgA family protein gives rise to the protein MKKWLTILLNISLIIAFTWIGKGIVAITHIPIPGSIIGMVLLFFGLQSGWIKLSWVEAGAALLISEMLLFFIPAVVGFMQYSWMFGIKGLVILFIVVSGTALMMISTGVISEKILARKSGEVRRWFPRYFI
- a CDS encoding LysR family transcriptional regulator; protein product: MDIQHLTYFAEVAKQKNFTKASQVLHVSQPSISKMIKSLEEELQVTLLDRSERIVELTDAGKVVFARTLKILDMVEDLHSSVNELVHVRTGTIKMGLMPTLGVMLFPYVLAGFRKNYPQIDLQMVEYSGKLLEQKVEQGEVELGITVLPVHSELFGSIPLLSEKLVVIADREHWLSGRKSVPLSDLKKESFIIFTEDYVLHDVVKQACMQSGFEPNVVYKSSLWDIVGEMVVAQFGISVVPMSVANRFKDRISVVSITSPQIDWELGLIYKKNKYLSFAAREFITYVQKEKP
- a CDS encoding diaminopimelate dehydrogenase, giving the protein MNNKIRLGIVGYGNLGRGAVEAIKQTPDLELVAVFTRREPNTLDLNVTGVKALHISEASNYQNEIDVMLLCGGSATDLPEQTPHFASMFNTVDSYDTHAKIPEFYQSVNEVATKHNTTSIISVGWDPGLFSINRVMADAVLPNGENYTFWGKGLSQGHSDAVRRVNGVKNGVQYTIPSEPAIEKVRSGENPELTTSEKHRRVCYIVAEEGADQAAIENEIKTMPNYFADYETEVNFITAEELERDHSKAPHGGFVIRGGNTGDNNKQIYEFSLNLDSNPEFTASVLVAYARAAHRLSQEKQFGAKTVYDVAPGLISPRSPEELRKDHL
- a CDS encoding YitT family protein, encoding MNTTKKRRSNRLKMILRGLIIIIGGFIAAYGLEAVLIPNNVSDGGVTGLSIVGSQLFGLPLGVLIVVINIPFIWLGYQQIGKSFAIYSILGIASLAFGTSIMHHIPAIVEGDTMLVTVVGGIILGFGMGLALRNGGALDGIDMLAVLLSRKLPFGTSDFILFLNAFVFIFVSTVFGLQGAILSAIAYYIASKVIHIVEEGLSGSKTFKIITDQPLLMVETIRDRLGRSATYKEAYGGYSEEKFIEITCVINRLEDSKIKEIIQEIDETAFVTVYDVSEVRGGNFRKQNIH